The Treponema phagedenis DNA segment TACTAAAAATCAGTGCGTGGCGGTGGTTCCACGCAGATGGTTTAGTTTTTGCCATGGACGGCAAAAACTCAGAACCGCCATGGACGGCGGTGGTTCCACACAGAAATGAGTTTAAAAACTACCACACTTCTATAATAGGAGTTTTTAAACTCATGGTTTGGTTTTTGCCATGGACGGCAAAAACCAAACCGGAGCTCTTTTTTATAAAATTTTTTACGATTTATATAAAATGCATTAAAAGCGGATTTGAGCTATCAAAAGAAGGTTATATCAGTTTTCAGTTGTGTTTAGTAGGCAATAGTTATACTTTGCAGCATTGAAAGAAGTTATTGCTTTACCGCTTTCTTGGAAGCTGCTTGGGAAGACTTCAATAGCGGTAAAAACGTTTTTCATCGGAAATACTGCGGCGAGAGTATGCGGAAGGTTTTACATAATTTTAATTTTATCAACATATCGGATTATTGCGCCGGCTGTTGACTTTGGAAAATGCTTTTTCCTCTTAAATAAAGAATCCCGTTCCGCAATTGCACTTTTCCTAATACTTGTATGGGTTTGCCTGCATCAACAGGCAGTGAAAAATTACAAACAATGGGTACAACTCCTTCAAGTTCCGTGCGGGTATCATATCCTACCAAAAGATTAAAACTTAGGGTTTGTTCGGATTGCTTGATATTCGTCGCCATCCCTTTCCATACTACCCAGCAATCAAGGTAAAGCTCTTTATTTGTATTTACTTCGCTATACGGAAAGCTGTCTTTAATGGTATCAAAACCGGGAACGGTAAAGTATTCTGTAAGCGTTTTTGCTTTTCTCTTAATTGCGGGCGATGCATTTGAGTAGAGAATTCGGTTTACTTCCACTTGCGCAAGGTTGTCTTTAAAAGATTGAAAGTACTTTTGCGCAGCCTTATATGAGGCAATAACCTCTTTGTTTGTAAGAGTGTAAAGAAAATCGCCTTCGCCGGAAAGCGGCGCTGATTCTTCGTCGGCAACTAAAGCTAATGCGGATAGATCTGCCCGTTGCCCGCGTATGCCTGAAGAATTGGAATGAAAAAACACTACTCCCAAAGATATTCCCAAAGCACAGAGTATGCCGGTACCTACACAACTGAATATGAGTTTTCTGTGATGCTCGCGTACGCCCGGCTGCGGATATAGTTTTTTAATCTCCCCTGATTGAATAAAGTCTCCGATCGCTTCGGGGGTATTATTGTTTTTTATAAAATCCAGACCTTTTTTTGCAAGAAGATG contains these protein-coding regions:
- a CDS encoding tetratricopeptide repeat protein → MALSVLERAKKKFVQKKYNEVISLLEPCVLDYHESFSFHLYLGLACLHEGVIAGALAYLDRAKQIKIAHPDPDLLCAQAAIALRRRDTNKAVECYLDALEVDPKHLLAKKGLDFIKNNNTPEAIGDFIQSGEIKKLYPQPGVREHHRKLIFSCVGTGILCALGISLGVVFFHSNSSGIRGQRADLSALALVADEESAPLSGEGDFLYTLTNKEVIASYKAAQKYFQSFKDNLAQVEVNRILYSNASPAIKRKAKTLTEYFTVPGFDTIKDSFPYSEVNTNKELYLDCWVVWKGMATNIKQSEQTLSFNLLVGYDTRTELEGVVPIVCNFSLPVDAGKPIQVLGKVQLRNGILYLRGKSIFQSQQPAQ